The sequence GGCCAGGTCTGCCATCCCAAGTAGTTGGCACAAGGCCATCTGAAGCGCAAGTGcttattctcattttgcagatgaggaaactgaggcacagaggctTAGCGCAAGTTGCAGCCCCAGAATGAGAGCTTCAGTGTACCTAATGCTAAATGCCCACGCCTTTAGATTGGTGCATCTAGAATGGTGACTGGAATGGGGACAGTATCTTTGGGAAACTGGTGTTGGGACCAGAAACAGAGTGGGGGTGCTCAGCGGGCAGATGGGGAGAAGGAGAAGCACTGGTGTCTTTGACTGTGCAGATGGCACTTGTCACCGTCACCCTTAGGAAGTCATCGTCATGagggtggtcaggaaaggcttcctggaagatCCCCCAGGTGAAGGCACAGCATGGATGGGCAGGGTTTGTTAGGGGGAACAGCATCCTTATGCAAGCAAGGCAGGAACCAAAACTGGAAAGGTGGGAGTGGGGAACATGAGGGTCTTCCCAGGCTGTCAAGTTACCTTGAAACAGCAGGGAGACTGCCTTTGAGTcccagaggccagagggctgtgggatGGTGCAGTAATGGGGGAGGACACCTTGCAGGGGGCACAGGCTACACTGAGATGGGGTGAGCTGCCCGTCCTTCCTTCAGGGCTGGGCTAACCGAGTGCCCTCACTGAGCTCCGTCATCCCACCTGACCCAGTGAGACGGGCAAAGCCCCTAAGCCAGTGTGTGGGCAGCCCACAGAATCAGCCTGTCCAGGGCTCAAGGAACTGTCTTCCATTTCTTGTGTGAATCTGGGTGGATCTGAGGGGCAGAGGAGGTGTGTGGGGTGAGGAGAATGACCTAGAGAGAGGGTGGAACGCACAGACAAACCACACTTTAGGGGGAAATATTTGCAATTAAGAGATTTTCCTGgtcgggtgtagtggctcatgcctgtaatcccaacactttgggaggctgaggccagacatggcaaaaccctgtctctaccaaaaaaaaaaaaaaaaaaaaaaatttgctggggtgtgttggcatgcacctctggttccagctactcaggaggccgaagtgggagaatggcttgagcccaggaggtggaggttgcagtgagccaagatggcaccactacattccagcctggggaatggtgcaagaccctgtctcaaaagaataagaaaattcctgaggccaggtgcaatggttcacacctgtaatcctagcactttgagaggccaagttgggaggatcccttgagctcaggagttcaagaccagcctgggcaacagagcaagaccccatctctaaaagtccataataaaagagagagagacagccaggcgcggttgctcacgcctgtaatcccagcactttgggaggctgaggcaggtggatcacctgaggttgggagttcgagattagcctgaccaacatggaaaaaccctgtctttactaaaaatacaaaattggccgggcgtggtggcacatgcctgtaatcccagctactagggaggctgaggcaggagaattgcttgaacctgggaggaggaagttgcagtgagccgaaatcgtgccattgcactctagcctgggcaacaagagtgaaactgtctcaaaaaaaaaaaaaaagagagactttcCTAAGTTTGAAAGTAATATGTACAAGTGATAGAAGCCttgagaaataaagaaggaaacaagtcACTGGCCCGCAAGCCCCGCCTGTGCTGATGATGGCTGGGTCTGCAGTGCTCATGGGCCTCCTGGGACAAAAGGGTGGGAGGACTAAGTCAAGCCCCTGAGGACCGGGGCATTTACATATGGCAACAGCAAGAGGTGGAGGCCCCCAGGAGGGCAGAGCTAAGCCCAtggcccctccccactcccaccccagatGCCCCACTGCCAAGCAAGTCACAGGACACTTGTGGGGCTTGAATCAGTGGGAGGAGGGGACGCCTCACCAAAAGCCCCATATCACTTAGTCAATTGAGGTCCAGGGACAGCAAGTGACATTTTTAAGGTTTCAAATGGCAGAACCCACATAGGGTTTTAcatttgtaaaacaggaataaagaGTGGGCATGTGTGTGTCACCTATGAGCCTCACCAAGTCAGTGGCACCACCCTTGACCCGAGAGTGCAGGGAAGTGAGGGGGGACCCCGCAGGGCCTTACCTCTTCCACCTTCTCCCCGTCCCCAGGCCGACTGGTGGATGCATTGAAGAACTACGAGATCATCTTCTACCTGGCAGGCTCCGAGGTGGCCCTGGCCGGGGTCTTCATGGCTGTCGCCACCAACTGCTGCCTGCGTTGTGCTAAAGCTGCCCCAGCAGGCCCAGGCACTGAGGGTGGGGCCAGTGACACTGAGGATGCTGAGGCTGAAGGGGACTCTGAGCCCCTGCCTGTCGTCGCAGAGGAACCTGGCAACCTGGAGGCCCTGGAGGTGCTGAGCGCCCAGGGCGAGCCCACAGAACCAGAAACAGAGGCGAGGCCGAGGCTGGCTGCCGAGTCTGTGTAACTCAGGGTGCACCTGGGTGGGGTGGCCCAGTGACTTGGGAACACAGCTTCTTGTCTCAGAGGGCCTGGTACACTGGGAGGCTGGTCTGGGGTGGTCACTCCCGGGGTCCACGTCTGGGCTCCAGTTGATCCCCTGGGTGTTTGGGAACTGCCTCCCTCATCTGTGCCCCAAGTTCCACCAGGCCGTGCCCCATTGCCAGTGAAGCCGCTATGAAGCAACAGGAAACTGTTGATAAAGCTCAGCTGAACGACAGAAGGTTCTGTTCCTGCGCCTCTGCCCAGGCTCCGGCTGCCACCTGAGTTGGGGGTCGGGGTGGCAGGAGGGAGTCTGGGAGGTCTCTCCAGGCCCCTGAAGCCGGCTTCTAGGTGGGCAGTGTTGGGAGGAAGCGTCAGAGATTGATGAAGAGACCCATCGTTCCCAGGTGTAGACACAAGGGGCTGGGTGGGCACAGGGCTCAGGGGCACGGGGCTGGgtgggcacagtgcctggctcctGCCCAGCCCCACTGCTCAGAGCTGTTTGCTAAAGCCCCCCTCACTGGCGTCTGCCTTTTCCAGTGGAGGGGATGAGGGGTTGGCAGCAACTAGGGCTCAAGGTTGGGGGCTGCTTGCAGGCGGGGAGCCCGAGGGGTCTTAGAGGGCTCAAAGTCCCAGGGTCAGGGTCAGTTTGAATCCCAGCCCGGCTGCTTTCTTTGTTCACTGTAGGCTGAGCAAACGACTCTGTCCCTGGGGTCCTGGGGGGGCCGGGGGGGGACCAGGTGCTCAGTAACAACATGGGCCCTGCTGCCTTCCACTAGGTGGCCATGTCCCCTCACCTTCCCAGAGGGCATCTCTCCCCCTAGAGGATAAACTTGGGTGTCCAGGGCCAGGGGCTTTTGCTCTGGACACTGTGCTGGCAGCCAGGTCATCCGCTGATCCCAGCACCTGCCTTCTCCCCACGGAGTGTCCCACATCTCCCTCGCACTTTGACATCTGACCTCCTGCACTTGGATCCAGGTGCACAAATCTGGCAAGACGCGATCTATTCCCTCTACGCATTTATCCTCCTCCCATACATCACACCCCCCCTTTCTTTGCCTCCCTCTGAATCATCAGTGTGGTGAACAGGCCCCTGCAGAGGAAGCCACCTTCCCTCCGCAAACTCCCCTTGCCTTCCAGCCCAGTCCATAGTGACCCCTCCCCACTGGTCCCTGCTGGCCCTCATATTCCATCCAGGCCCCAGGAAGGTCTGAGGAGCCTCACAGATGCCTGGCCAGCTTCTGCTTATACAGCCTATGGCTTCCCCTGTGCCACTAGAGCAGCGACTACgtttgactttattttattttatttattgaaacggagtctcgctctgttgcccaggctggagtgcagtggcacaagcttggctcactgcaagctccacctcccaggttcacaccattctcctgcctcagcctcgggagtagctgggactacaggtgcctgccaccatgcccggcttattttttgtagttttagtggagacggggtttcaccatgttagccaggatggtcttgatctcctgacgtcgtgatctggctgccttggcctcccaaagtgctgggattacaggcgtgagccaccgcgcccagcccttttgACTTTGACACTTAagagtgcttactctgtgccaagccCTGTTCCAAGCCCTTTCTAGATGTTCATTTAATCTCCTAACAAGCCAATGAGGTAGGTGCCACACttcagatagggaaactgaggccgagAGAGATCAGGAACTAACCCAGGCTGTCAGTTCCAGCCTGTGCCCTTGGCCTCCACTCTGGCTGCCCCCTTCAGGGACGTGGTGAGGTCTGTTTGATGGCTCTGCGGGAACCCAGGTGGGCTCCTGGTGACAGCCGGCCCCTCCTCTATGTCCCACCCTTGCCAAGCCTCCCATTTGGGTTTGTGCCCAGCACTGCATGCTCAAAGCTCAAACCCTTTTTCCATCCTGGACTCAGCCCGCTTCGCACACCCTCTTGCCCCCTCCCATTATCAGGATGGCCATATTCATCATCCAAACTGGAACACGTTAGAGTGACAAGGGCCACTATGACTGATCACACCAGGCCGAGGCTGGCCAGGAGAAGCAGAAGTGGCCACCCTGTTTCTGCCACTCTGCAGACACTCCCCATGGCCTCTCTCCACACCTCTCTTCCCACAGCCCTTTCCCCATCGCCCGGGGGCACAGGTGCACCTGGAGTCAGCACTTGCCCCTTACCACCCTCCCCTACTTGGAGGCTGTCGCCCTGGCTCCATGTCTGCCTGTCTCTTCCCCAAAGGTTTATTTCCTGTTGGAAGCACAGAAAGGTCACAGATTGGGGGCAGGGAGCGGGGAGGGTGAGATAGAAAAGGCTCCACAAAGCAGAA comes from Macaca mulatta isolate MMU2019108-1 chromosome 10, T2T-MMU8v2.0, whole genome shotgun sequence and encodes:
- the SLC16A8 gene encoding monocarboxylate transporter 3 isoform X6, whose protein sequence is MAVATNCCLRCAKAAPAGPGTEGGASDTEDAEAEGDSEPLPVVAEEPGNLEALEVLSAQGEPTEPETEARPRLAAESV